Proteins encoded by one window of Microplitis demolitor isolate Queensland-Clemson2020A chromosome 6, iyMicDemo2.1a, whole genome shotgun sequence:
- the LOC128668107 gene encoding golgin subfamily A member 6-like protein 22 — protein MREWSLENEVERFVSEARKRQDKKDKTNEEWRRQEKEKLIEEKPKKINGNELEEELKERKQKRARGDEGGEITYVGEDEESLGSVIDLILTLDRGDEQEIEVRVVERIESDHLPVLARYKVKRNEEESKEGSCMSEEEEQEEIGANKLIWKKEKIQEYAEATQEALTEAVEEKNELKWEDIKEIVRKGAEKTGMVMKGKKDKDTKEKKKWYNIEGKKKEKKFRGRKKSAASNSIRAKQWEKHFSDLLNGEGNKESEEEENEPWKGEGSNEGSEEPKLDKNFSRREVKAAIRKLRNHKAPGEDGMAAEFIKNSAPDVIEWIGEIINRIWDEGSMPE, from the exons ATGAGGGAATGGAGCTTGGAAAATGAGGTGGAAAGATTCGTGAGCGAGGCGAGGAAAAGACAAGATAAGAAGGACAAAACAAATGAAGAATGGAGAagacaagaaaaagaaaagctcATTGAAGaaaagccaaaaaaaattaatggaaatgaGCTGGAGGAAGAACTAAAAGAAAGGAAGCAAAAAAG AGCAAGAGGTGATGAAGGTGGAGAAATAACTTACGTCGGGGAAGACGAAGAGAGTTTAGGATCAGTAATTGACCTAATACTAACGCTGGACAGAGGCGATGAGCAAGAAATAGAGGTAAGAGTGGTGGAAAGAATAGAGTCAGATCATCTACCAGTGTTGGCGAGATATAAGGTAAAGAGAAATGAGGAAGAGAGTAAGGAAGGAAGCTGCATGTCAGAGGAGGAAGAGCAGGAAGAAATTGGAGCAAATAAGCTGATctggaagaaagaaaaaatacaggAGTATGCAGAAGCAACGCAGGAAGCACTGACAGAAGCAGTTGAGGAAAAAAACGAGCTTAAGTGGGAGGATATAAAGGAAATAGTAAGAAAAGGGGCTGAAAAAACGGGGATGGTGATGAAAGGAAAGAAGGACAAAGATacaaaggagaaaaaaaagtggtacAATAtcgagggtaaaaaaaaagaaaagaa GTTCAGAGGAAGAAAGAAAAGTGCTGCAAGCAACAGCATAAGAGCAAAACAATGGGAAAAGCACTTTAGTGATCTGCTGAATGGGGAAGGCAATAAAGAAtcggaagaagaagaaaatgagCCGTGGAAAGGAGAAGGTAGTAATGAAGGATCAGAGGAGCCGAAGCTCGATAAAAACTTCAGCAGGAGAGAAGTGAAAGCCGCAATAAGAAAGCTCAGGAATCACAAAGCTCCAGGGGAAGACGGGATGGCAGCAGAATTTATAAAGAACAGTGCACCAGATGTCATCGAATGGATAggcgaaattataaatagaatatggGACGAAGGAAGTATGCCAGAATGA